In the genome of Desulfofarcimen acetoxidans DSM 771, one region contains:
- a CDS encoding SWIM zinc finger family protein: protein MLNIKIADNLLERLSGEIADNLNYDTLKLGLKYFHKGRIKQINLKNSAVEAKVKGTGLYNGLYTVNIDLENFSQSRCSCPEGRYCKHLAAAFFNLYAQYNDPNDFWEYFEISRKGPGGSIEKALPANKNPVDKNTRDNPKKSPKEVDLWYDHFKITLDLIYRENEQFINPWGYYFNHTYLFDKVYIKFRDTPYPYSQNWPGEKRDIYRLNAILFFLSQLEKINKEKGNIYITQGIYELYTSELLESIPQNLTLEKKDEYVQFLIKPINIINRHLLLNNNLIFDWLYYFRLLWSNVFNHPLWVKRVYGLLEDVQKKAEAATPKYFFVTLGLVHFKIMAGKDKEARLLLREQKFFSPNVFFDYLDLFSRAKDWDRLLPWLRWLSPLMESAGNQDFDSVCRYWLTTAQYDGACEEAEQRLKSWLPRSRNILADFLFANERYEDWADLHICHARKFTYDGRNSHLPGVNSHELSTVQEEHLQALIPLYHHRIVQFIDEKNRKAYQEAVKLLKKLRTVYNKLKLKDEWSNFILSLVDFYPRNRALHEELRKGKLII, encoded by the coding sequence ATGTTGAATATAAAAATCGCAGATAACCTATTGGAGAGGTTATCCGGGGAAATAGCAGATAATCTAAATTATGATACTTTGAAACTGGGACTGAAATATTTTCATAAAGGACGTATCAAACAGATAAATCTGAAAAATTCCGCGGTGGAGGCTAAAGTAAAGGGAACTGGTTTGTATAACGGTCTTTATACGGTTAATATTGATTTAGAGAATTTTTCTCAGAGCCGTTGTTCTTGTCCCGAAGGCAGGTACTGCAAACATCTGGCTGCCGCCTTTTTTAACCTGTATGCACAATATAATGATCCAAATGATTTTTGGGAGTATTTTGAGATTAGTAGAAAGGGGCCGGGCGGCAGTATAGAAAAAGCTTTACCGGCTAATAAGAATCCTGTGGATAAGAATACGAGAGATAATCCAAAGAAATCTCCCAAAGAAGTTGACTTATGGTACGATCATTTTAAGATAACGCTGGATTTAATTTATCGGGAAAATGAACAATTTATTAACCCCTGGGGTTATTATTTCAATCATACCTACTTGTTTGATAAGGTGTATATAAAATTTCGTGATACTCCTTATCCCTACAGCCAGAATTGGCCCGGGGAAAAACGAGACATATATCGGCTCAACGCCATTTTGTTTTTTTTAAGCCAACTGGAAAAAATAAATAAAGAGAAGGGTAATATTTACATAACACAGGGTATTTATGAGCTTTATACCAGTGAACTGTTAGAAAGTATTCCTCAAAATCTGACACTGGAGAAAAAAGACGAATATGTACAATTTCTCATCAAACCCATTAATATAATCAACCGGCATTTGTTGCTGAACAATAACCTGATTTTTGATTGGCTGTATTATTTTCGTTTGCTGTGGTCTAATGTTTTTAACCACCCGCTATGGGTTAAAAGGGTATACGGGTTGTTGGAAGATGTGCAAAAAAAAGCTGAAGCTGCAACACCTAAATACTTTTTTGTCACACTGGGTTTGGTTCATTTTAAAATAATGGCCGGTAAGGACAAAGAGGCCAGGCTTCTTTTGCGGGAACAGAAATTTTTCTCTCCGAATGTTTTTTTTGATTATTTAGACTTATTTAGCCGGGCTAAAGACTGGGACAGGCTCCTGCCTTGGCTGCGCTGGTTGTCACCCTTAATGGAGAGTGCGGGCAACCAGGATTTTGATTCGGTTTGCCGGTATTGGTTGACAACCGCCCAATATGACGGTGCTTGCGAAGAAGCGGAACAGCGTCTGAAATCCTGGCTGCCCCGCAGTCGTAATATTTTAGCGGATTTTTTGTTTGCCAATGAACGATACGAGGATTGGGCTGACCTGCATATTTGTCATGCCAGAAAATTTACTTACGATGGCCGCAACAGCCACCTGCCCGGAGTAAATTCCCATGAACTGTCCACGGTGCAGGAAGAACACTTGCAGGCGCTAATCCCCCTCTATCACCACAGAATAGTACAGTTTATTGATGAGAAAAATCGCAAGGCCTATCAGGAGGCGGTGAAATTGCTGAAGAAACTGCGGACTGTCTACAATAAACTTAAACTAAAGGATGAGTGGAGCAATTTTATTCTGAGTTTGGTTGACTTCTACCCGCGCAACAGGGCCTTACATGAAGAATTGCGGAAAGGAAAATTGATTATATGA
- the glnA gene encoding type I glutamate--ammonia ligase, which yields MSEKVKQVLSMAKDKEVQMVDIKFIDMPGTWQHFSVPMTEFDEGTFTEGLGFDGSSIRGFKAINESDMILIPDPDTAIIDPFCEVPTMSIICNIYDPLTGEKYNRDPRIIAQKAEEYLRETGIADTSYWGPEAEFFIFDSVSFDQNQHSGYYFIDSEEGAWNSGRMEGGPNLGYRPRYKEGYFPVAPVDSMQNLRTEMVLTMQKCGIVVEAQHHEVATAGQAEIDMKFAPLVKMADQLMLFKYIIKNTAVKYGKTATFMPKPLFLDNGSGMHVHQSLWKDGQPLFFDADGYAGLSETALYYIGGILKHAPALSALCNTTTNSFKRLVPGFEAPVSLVYSKRNRSASIRIPMYSNNPKAKRIELRFPDPTCNPYLAFSAMLMAGIDGIQNKIHPGNALEKDMYELTPEEAAEIKSLPVSLEGALKALEADHGFLLKGGVFDKDLLETWIEYKMTREVDAVRKRPHPYEFMLYFDC from the coding sequence ATGTCTGAAAAAGTTAAACAAGTTCTAAGCATGGCCAAAGATAAAGAAGTTCAGATGGTTGATATCAAATTTATTGATATGCCCGGTACCTGGCAGCATTTCTCGGTACCTATGACCGAGTTTGATGAGGGTACTTTTACCGAGGGGCTTGGTTTTGACGGTTCCAGCATTCGTGGTTTTAAAGCCATTAATGAAAGCGATATGATTTTAATTCCGGATCCGGATACCGCTATAATCGATCCTTTCTGTGAAGTGCCGACTATGAGCATTATCTGCAATATTTATGATCCTTTGACAGGTGAAAAATACAACCGCGATCCCCGTATTATAGCTCAAAAGGCGGAGGAATATCTTAGAGAAACCGGTATAGCTGATACCTCCTATTGGGGGCCTGAGGCAGAATTCTTTATTTTTGACAGCGTAAGTTTTGACCAGAACCAGCATTCCGGTTATTACTTCATTGATTCAGAAGAAGGCGCTTGGAACTCTGGCCGTATGGAAGGCGGCCCTAACCTGGGTTACCGCCCACGCTATAAAGAAGGTTATTTCCCTGTTGCTCCGGTTGACAGCATGCAGAACCTGCGCACCGAGATGGTATTGACCATGCAAAAGTGCGGCATTGTTGTGGAAGCCCAGCATCATGAAGTTGCCACTGCAGGTCAGGCTGAGATTGATATGAAGTTTGCGCCTCTGGTAAAAATGGCCGACCAGCTTATGCTCTTTAAATATATAATTAAAAATACTGCGGTTAAATACGGTAAAACCGCTACATTTATGCCTAAGCCACTCTTTTTGGACAACGGTTCCGGTATGCACGTGCACCAGAGTCTCTGGAAAGACGGGCAGCCTTTATTCTTCGATGCTGACGGTTATGCCGGATTGAGCGAAACCGCCCTGTATTACATCGGTGGCATTTTGAAGCACGCACCGGCTTTGTCCGCTCTTTGCAATACCACCACTAACTCTTTCAAACGGTTGGTGCCGGGCTTTGAAGCACCTGTTAGCCTGGTATATTCCAAGCGCAACCGGAGTGCCTCTATTCGCATACCTATGTATTCCAATAATCCTAAAGCCAAACGCATTGAGCTGCGTTTCCCGGATCCCACCTGCAACCCGTACCTGGCCTTCTCCGCTATGCTTATGGCAGGTATTGACGGGATTCAGAATAAAATACATCCGGGCAATGCGCTGGAAAAAGACATGTATGAACTCACTCCGGAAGAAGCTGCAGAAATTAAATCATTGCCGGTTTCCCTGGAAGGTGCTCTCAAGGCCCTGGAAGCTGATCATGGGTTCTTGCTGAAGGGCGGTGTCTTTGATAAGGATCTGCTGGAGACCTGGATCGAGTATAAGATGACCCGTGAGGTAGATGCCGTAAGGAAGCGCCCGCACCCCTACGAGTTTATGTTGTATTTCGATTGCTAA
- a CDS encoding phospholipase D family protein, whose protein sequence is MPTLDELKNKWFLDFNASGTSFPPVKRFSGSTLSSYTDGNKVTPLIDGANYMKTWHDLVRDITYAQSNRREIYHAAFIMSAVATLGHTHPDTDAEDLLLKAHNAGVAVYPLMCANIQGGNRTNLVKLSAGGLSNACIDERYPPAGSNHQKFTCFKTDTVAKAMLGSIDLNYSRWDTEQHLTHNPDRHPIYAPSPSHDLGVLLEGPAVADVEKTFIERWNDSSRSIGLYTASILGITAYVSLPLINTPVSSPAAAGTHSVQVLRTYGRTAFPGHYSWAGEGEFTIWASYLNAIKKAQKYIYIEDQYLLPFDWPPCYERIPAPGQTGAARESDIIYQLAKALQRGVDVIAVIPNGSEDFVSDNSLFQRNTGLHYLATQAITAPGRFIAAYPNNGEVDIYIHSKVMICDDEFALIGSANINQRSMTNDSELHIGVVDSNNQFARDLRMQLWAEHMWVEPAGLENYDTAYNLFVQYLDYKDGRLKYSSTKYPGPDPLTQQKMMRNIVDPYSGPERE, encoded by the coding sequence ATGCCGACACTGGATGAATTGAAAAATAAATGGTTTCTTGATTTTAATGCTTCGGGAACTTCTTTCCCTCCGGTAAAACGTTTCAGCGGCAGTACCTTAAGCAGCTATACGGACGGTAATAAAGTAACGCCGCTAATTGACGGGGCAAATTATATGAAGACCTGGCATGACCTGGTGAGGGATATCACTTACGCGCAGTCTAACCGGCGGGAGATTTATCACGCGGCTTTTATTATGTCAGCTGTAGCTACCCTGGGGCACACTCATCCTGACACCGACGCCGAAGATCTGCTGCTAAAAGCCCATAATGCCGGGGTGGCTGTTTACCCTTTGATGTGTGCCAATATACAGGGCGGAAACCGTACCAATCTGGTAAAGTTAAGTGCCGGAGGCTTGTCTAATGCCTGTATTGATGAACGCTACCCGCCGGCCGGCAGCAACCACCAGAAATTTACCTGCTTTAAGACTGATACAGTTGCCAAAGCCATGCTGGGATCTATTGATCTGAACTACAGCCGCTGGGATACCGAGCAGCATTTAACGCATAACCCTGACCGGCATCCTATTTATGCTCCTAGTCCCTCCCATGACCTGGGGGTTTTGCTGGAGGGGCCCGCGGTGGCTGATGTGGAAAAGACTTTTATTGAAAGGTGGAATGATTCCTCCCGCAGCATAGGTCTTTATACTGCTTCTATTTTAGGTATCACAGCTTATGTATCGTTACCGTTAATCAATACCCCGGTTTCTTCTCCGGCAGCAGCCGGCACCCATTCGGTACAGGTGCTGAGAACTTACGGGCGGACAGCTTTTCCCGGACATTATTCTTGGGCCGGTGAGGGCGAGTTTACTATCTGGGCCTCATATTTAAATGCCATTAAAAAAGCTCAGAAATATATATACATTGAGGACCAGTATCTTCTGCCCTTTGACTGGCCTCCCTGTTACGAGCGGATTCCCGCTCCGGGACAAACCGGTGCTGCCAGGGAAAGCGATATCATCTATCAACTGGCCAAAGCACTGCAGAGGGGGGTTGATGTCATAGCCGTCATTCCTAATGGGTCTGAGGATTTTGTCAGTGATAATTCTCTGTTCCAGCGCAATACCGGGCTTCATTACCTGGCTACTCAGGCCATAACAGCTCCCGGGAGATTTATAGCGGCTTATCCCAATAACGGCGAAGTAGATATCTATATTCATTCGAAAGTGATGATTTGCGATGACGAATTTGCCCTTATAGGTTCAGCTAATATCAACCAGCGCAGTATGACAAATGACAGTGAACTTCATATCGGGGTGGTTGATTCCAATAATCAATTTGCCAGGGATTTAAGAATGCAGCTCTGGGCCGAGCATATGTGGGTGGAACCGGCCGGTTTGGAAAACTATGATACAGCCTATAATTTATTTGTCCAATACCTGGATTACAAGGACGGAAGATTAAAGTACAGTTCCACAAAATACCCTGGGCCGGATCCTCTAACCCAGCAAAAAATGATGCGCAATATAGTCGATCCCTATTCCGGTCCGGAAAGAGAATAG